One window of Meiothermus sp. CFH 77666 genomic DNA carries:
- a CDS encoding alanyl-tRNA editing protein, protein MRLYWEQPYASEFEARVVRAWSEGTKHYAVLDQTLFYPTAGGQACDTGTLNGVAVVEVLEDAKATGSVIHRLEGPLSEGQNVVGKLNWTRRYRHMQRHTAEHMLGQAFLRAAGWNVVAVNMGSPVCTMDFDGEPAEETVRQAEALANWAVYANTPVRTYFIDHTEAEAHGLRRSPKVTGTIRVVEIEHWDKVACGGLHVAHTGEAGPIKITKFERYKGGTRIYFVAGWEALELFDQEHRLLTRLGERFSSGLLELEKPIENMRGEWYRVRAENAALKDELAERLMRELLTEFPGLTIGALVPNAVLDMVGKRLAEWPGVLALLLAQAEDKARYVLLKHPSRHEDLQALWDAVLKPLGARGGGALVKLGVLPLAALHPALEGFQKYLSSHS, encoded by the coding sequence ATGCGGCTGTACTGGGAACAACCCTATGCCAGCGAGTTCGAGGCCCGGGTAGTACGGGCCTGGAGCGAGGGCACAAAGCACTATGCAGTGCTGGATCAGACCCTCTTCTACCCCACCGCTGGGGGCCAGGCCTGCGATACCGGCACCCTAAACGGGGTGGCAGTGGTGGAGGTGCTCGAGGATGCCAAGGCCACCGGCAGCGTGATTCACCGGCTGGAAGGCCCCCTCTCCGAAGGACAAAACGTAGTGGGAAAGCTCAACTGGACGCGCCGCTACCGACACATGCAGCGCCACACCGCCGAGCACATGCTGGGGCAGGCATTTTTGCGGGCCGCAGGCTGGAATGTGGTGGCGGTCAACATGGGCAGCCCCGTCTGCACCATGGACTTCGACGGCGAACCCGCCGAGGAAACCGTTCGCCAGGCTGAGGCCCTGGCCAACTGGGCGGTGTATGCCAACACCCCGGTACGCACCTACTTTATTGACCACACCGAGGCCGAGGCCCACGGCCTGCGTCGTTCGCCCAAGGTAACGGGCACCATCCGGGTGGTGGAAATTGAACACTGGGACAAGGTGGCCTGCGGGGGCCTGCACGTGGCCCACACCGGCGAGGCGGGCCCCATCAAAATCACCAAATTCGAGCGCTACAAGGGCGGTACGCGCATCTACTTTGTGGCAGGCTGGGAGGCTCTGGAGCTTTTCGACCAGGAGCACCGCCTGCTCACGCGGCTGGGTGAGCGGTTTAGCTCGGGTCTGCTGGAACTGGAAAAGCCCATCGAGAATATGCGCGGCGAGTGGTACCGGGTACGGGCCGAAAATGCCGCCCTCAAAGACGAGCTGGCCGAGCGCCTCATGCGCGAACTGCTCACCGAGTTCCCCGGTCTGACCATCGGGGCCCTGGTTCCAAACGCCGTGCTGGACATGGTGGGCAAGCGGCTGGCGGAGTGGCCTGGGGTGCTGGCCCTGCTCCTCGCCCAGGCCGAGGACAAAGCCCGTTATGTGCTGCTCAAGCATCCGAGCCGCCACGAAGACTTGCAGGCCCTCTGGGACGCCGTGCTGAAGCCGCTGGGGGCCAGAGGTGGGGGGGCTTTGGTCAAGCTGGGGGTGCTGCCCCTGGCGGCCCTACACCCCGCCCTGGAAGGCTTCCAAAAATACCTGTCCAGCCATTCGTGA
- a CDS encoding MMPL family transporter, producing MFARLARFVTRYPLQVIVVWILVVLLAIPAARMAPGRLAANASDVKNSEAQKVTQIYTEHFAQISVDRTVLVSESSLPESDPRFRAVYNQLIARIQGLEGVVRLSRYDAESPLQQQSPDGKITATLLDTRLENGEAVIEALRREARAAQTPEIRFYVTGATAVTKDFLHLLEADVKRSELMALPLTGLVLLLAFGALVATGLPLMVGVVAITTGLACLFFLTYLGEVSSFALSVITMLSLGAGIDYALLMVNRFREELASGRSAQAAAAITTQTAGRTVASSGLVVAIAMGAMLVPDLTFIRSMGVGGVMSITLTVLASITLLPAILTMLGERVNSPRRLAFKPTSSGQVSPFWGRWAGVVMRRPWMWAFAVVGLLLALAWPATQMKLGYTGAFGLGPNVESRKGLELIRQMGLGGTLDAFEILLDLGEEGFTPENRARWRDLEQRLSAWPEVRLVVSPFLAGRLSSQGGFAELVGLSSQYVSQNRRYLRLTVIPRDAVQAPRIPEWYARLKQEARNAGFERVLLGGAPVGSMEFTQALVGATPAAIGTVFVATFLLLAVAFRSLLIPLKSILMNTLTVGAAYGVITLIFQEGLGAGLVGAPTDVGGIDSSLPILLFAVIFGLSMDYEIFLLSRVQEAHLAGLDTPQAVRYALERTAGVITSAALIMIIVFSAFVFGQVVANKTIGLGLAVAVLLDATLVRLVLVPAVLVLAGRWNWWLPESLRRMMPKMSLES from the coding sequence ATGTTTGCCCGCCTTGCCCGCTTCGTGACCCGGTATCCGCTACAGGTTATTGTCGTTTGGATCCTGGTGGTCCTGCTGGCCATTCCGGCGGCTCGCATGGCTCCCGGGCGTCTGGCGGCAAACGCGAGTGATGTGAAAAACAGCGAGGCCCAAAAGGTCACGCAAATCTATACCGAACATTTTGCCCAAATATCGGTAGACCGTACGGTGCTGGTGAGCGAGTCCAGCCTGCCCGAAAGCGACCCCCGGTTTCGAGCGGTTTACAACCAGCTAATCGCCCGAATCCAGGGCCTCGAGGGGGTGGTGCGCCTGAGCCGCTATGATGCGGAGAGCCCCTTGCAACAACAAAGCCCCGACGGCAAGATTACCGCTACCTTGCTGGACACCCGCCTCGAGAACGGCGAGGCCGTAATCGAGGCCCTGCGGCGCGAGGCCAGGGCAGCCCAGACCCCCGAGATTCGCTTTTACGTGACCGGGGCCACTGCCGTCACCAAGGACTTCTTGCACCTGCTGGAAGCCGATGTCAAGCGCAGCGAACTGATGGCCCTGCCCCTGACCGGGCTGGTGCTCTTGCTGGCCTTTGGGGCGCTGGTAGCCACCGGGCTGCCCCTGATGGTGGGGGTGGTGGCCATCACCACCGGCCTGGCCTGCTTGTTTTTCCTCACGTATTTGGGCGAAGTGAGCAGCTTTGCCCTTTCGGTGATCACCATGCTTTCGCTGGGGGCGGGCATTGACTACGCCTTGCTGATGGTCAACCGCTTCCGCGAAGAGCTGGCCTCGGGGCGCTCGGCGCAGGCGGCGGCGGCCATCACTACCCAGACCGCCGGGCGGACGGTGGCCTCGAGCGGACTGGTGGTGGCCATCGCGATGGGGGCCATGCTGGTGCCCGACCTGACCTTCATCCGCTCGATGGGGGTGGGCGGGGTGATGTCCATTACCCTGACGGTGCTGGCCTCGATTACCTTGCTCCCGGCCATCCTCACGATGCTGGGCGAGCGGGTGAACTCCCCGCGTCGCCTGGCCTTCAAACCCACCAGCAGTGGGCAGGTGAGCCCCTTCTGGGGCCGCTGGGCCGGGGTGGTGATGCGGCGTCCCTGGATGTGGGCGTTTGCCGTGGTGGGGCTGCTCTTAGCCCTAGCCTGGCCGGCCACCCAGATGAAGCTGGGCTATACCGGGGCTTTTGGGTTGGGCCCGAATGTGGAGTCGCGCAAGGGCCTCGAGCTGATCCGGCAGATGGGGCTGGGGGGCACCCTGGATGCCTTTGAAATCCTCCTGGATCTGGGTGAAGAAGGCTTCACCCCCGAGAACCGGGCCCGCTGGCGCGACCTCGAGCAGCGCCTTTCGGCCTGGCCCGAGGTGCGGCTGGTGGTCTCGCCCTTCCTGGCCGGGCGGCTCTCGAGCCAGGGTGGGTTTGCCGAGCTGGTGGGCCTCTCCAGCCAGTACGTGAGCCAGAACCGCCGCTACCTGCGCCTGACGGTGATTCCCCGCGATGCCGTACAGGCCCCCCGTATTCCCGAGTGGTATGCCAGGCTCAAGCAGGAAGCCCGGAACGCGGGCTTCGAGCGGGTGCTGCTGGGCGGTGCGCCGGTGGGCTCCATGGAGTTTACCCAGGCCCTGGTGGGGGCCACGCCAGCAGCCATCGGGACGGTCTTTGTGGCCACTTTTCTTTTGCTGGCGGTGGCCTTCCGCAGCCTCTTGATTCCCCTCAAGTCCATTTTGATGAACACCCTTACGGTGGGGGCGGCTTATGGGGTTATTACCCTCATTTTCCAGGAGGGCCTGGGCGCCGGACTGGTGGGGGCACCTACCGATGTGGGCGGCATAGATAGCTCGCTCCCCATCCTGCTCTTTGCCGTAATTTTTGGCCTCTCGATGGACTATGAAATCTTTTTGCTCTCCCGCGTTCAGGAGGCCCATCTGGCCGGGCTGGATACCCCCCAGGCGGTGCGGTATGCCCTCGAGCGCACCGCCGGGGTAATCACCAGTGCGGCCCTGATCATGATTATTGTCTTCTCGGCCTTCGTCTTTGGGCAGGTGGTGGCCAACAAGACCATCGGACTGGGTCTGGCGGTGGCGGTCTTGCTGGATGCGACCCTGGTGCGGTTGGTGCTGGTGCCCGCGGTGCTGGTACTCGCGGGCCGGTGGAACTGGTGGCTGCCGGAGTCGCTCCGCCGGATGATGCCCAAGATGAGCCTGGAATCGTAG
- a CDS encoding P-II family nitrogen regulator — translation MKLIVAIVRTEKLNDVLEALFKAEVRGLSISRVQGHGGETERVETYRGTTVKMELSEKVRLEIGVSDHFVEPTVRAILAGARTGEVGDGKIFVLPVEKVYRIRTGEEDTAAVTPVS, via the coding sequence ATGAAACTGATTGTGGCCATCGTTCGGACTGAGAAGCTCAACGATGTGTTGGAAGCTCTTTTCAAGGCCGAGGTGCGGGGCCTTTCGATCAGCCGGGTACAGGGTCACGGCGGCGAGACCGAGCGGGTCGAGACCTACCGGGGCACCACCGTTAAGATGGAGCTCTCGGAAAAGGTGCGCCTGGAAATCGGCGTCTCCGACCACTTTGTCGAGCCCACTGTGCGGGCCATTCTGGCGGGTGCCCGCACCGGCGAGGTAGGGGACGGCAAAATTTTCGTGCTGCCGGTGGAGAAGGTGTACCGTATCCGCACCGGCGAGGAGGATACCGCAGCCGTCACCCCGGTTTCGTAG